A portion of the Periophthalmus magnuspinnatus isolate fPerMag1 chromosome 2, fPerMag1.2.pri, whole genome shotgun sequence genome contains these proteins:
- the LOC117380542 gene encoding double-stranded RNA-specific editase 1-like isoform X2 — MSSCSTDVKENRNLDNLFSKEGVAPEPALPNGSAGGRKRPLEEGNNGHAHSKYRPKKRKKVPGPILPKNALMQLNEIKPGLQYKLLSQTGPVHAPVFVMTVEVNGQLFEGSGPTKKKAKLNAAEKALRSFVQFPNASEAHMAMGRTMSVHTDFTSDQADFPDMLFNAFETSAPTDDPFYLASNSNGSFSSDYPALPSPLPSLVQAPLPPAPTTFMSPNSGKNPVMILNELRPGLKYDFVSESGESHAKNFVMSVTVDSQHFQGSGRNKKLAKARAAQAALSALFNMQLDQAPSRQPIPREGLQLHLPQVLADAVSRLVVDKFSELTDNFTSPHARRKVLAGVVMTTGTDVKEAQVICVSTGTKCINGEYMSDRGLALNDCHAEIVARRSLIRYLYSQLEHFLSNSDEDHQKSIFSRCENRPGFVLKENVQFHLYISTSPCGDARIFSPHEAGVEDQGDRHPNRKARGQLRTKIESGEGTIPVRSSNTIQTWDGVLQGERLLTMSCSDKIARWNVVGFQGSLMSYFTEPIYFSSIILGSLYHADHLSRAMYQRITEIEDLPQCFSLNRPLLSGISNAEARQPGKAPNFSVNWAVGDQALEVINATTGKDDLGRPSRLCKHALYSRWMRLHGKLSSTLRIRTVRPSSYHEAKQAAAEYHSAKQTLFRAFQKAGLGAWVKKPIEQDQFALTT, encoded by the exons ATGA GTTCATGCAGCACAGATGTTAAGGAAAACCGCAACTTGGACAATCTCTTCTCCAAAGAGGGGGTTGCCCCAGAGCCGGCTCTCCCCAATGGGAGCGCCGGGGGGAGGAAACGCCCCCTAGAGGAGGGCAATAACGGGCACGCACACTCCAAGTATCGGCCCAAGAAGCGTAAGAAAGTCCCGGGGCCGATTCTACCCAAAAATGCCCTGATGCAGCTGAATGAGATCAAGCCGGGACTGCAGTACAAGCTCCTGTCGCAGACCGGTCCAGTGCACGCGCCTGTGTTCGTCATGACCGTCGAGGTGAATGGACAGCTCTTCGAAGGCTCCGGACCCACCAAGAAGAAGGCCAAACTCAACGCGGCGGAGAAGGCGCTGAGGTCGTTCGTACAGTTCCCAAACGCGTCAGAAGCCCACATGGCGATGGGCAGAACCATGTCCGTGCACACAGACTTCACGTCGGACCAGGCCGACTTCCCTGACATGCTGTTCAACGCTTTTGAGACCTCCGCTCCCACTGACGACCCCTTCTATCTGGCCTCCAACAGCAACGGCTCCTTCAGCTCAGACTACCCCGCTCTCCCCTCTCCGCTGCCCAGTCTGGTCCAAGCTCCTCTGCCCCCCGCCCCCACCACCTTCATGTCCCCAAACAGCGGCAAGAACCCGGTTATGATCCTCAATGAGCTGCGCCCCGGTCTCAAGTACGACTTCGTGTCAGAGAGCGGGGAGAGTCACGCCAAGAACTTCGTGATGTCGGTGACGGTGGATTCTCAGCACTTTCAGGGGTCGGGGAGGAATAAGAAGTTGGCAAAAGCGCGGGCGGCCCAGGCTGCTCTGTCGGCTCTGTTCAACATGCAACTGGACCAGGCTCCCTCCAGACAACCGATCCCACGAGAGGGACTACAACTGCATCTGCCACAG GTTTTGGCAGATGCAGTGTCCCGTTTGGTGGTGGATAAATTCAGTGAACTCACAGACAACTTCACATCTCCACATGCGCGCAGGAAAGTACTGGCTGGAGTCGTCATGACAACAG GTACGGATGTGAAGGAGGCCCAGGTGATCTGCGTTTCCACGGGGACCAAGTGCATAAACGGGGAGTACATGTCGGACCGGGGCCTGGCTCTGAACGACTGTCACGCTGAGATCGTGGCCCGAAGGTCTCTCATCAGATACTTGTACTCACAGCTAGAGCACTTCCTCAG TAACTCAGATGAGGATCACCAGAAGTCCATTTTCTCACGGTGTGAGAACAGACCTGGGTTTGTGCTCAAAGAGAACGTCCAGTTTCACCTGTACATCAGCACCTCGCCCTGTGGAGACGCCCGCATCTTCTCCCCCCATGAGGCCGGGGTTGAAG ACCAGGGCGACAGACACCCAAACAGGAAGGCTCGGGGTCAGCTCAGGACAAAGATCGAGTCTGGAGAGGGGACCATCCCAGTGCGCTCCAGTAACACCATCCAGACCTGGGATGGGGTCCTACAGGGGGAGAGGCTGCTCACGATGTCCTGCAGTGACAAGATCGCCAG gTGGAACGTGGTTGGTTTCCAGGGCTCTCTGATGAGTTACTTCACAGAACCGATCTACTTCTCCAGTATCATCCTGGGCAGTTTGTACCACGCAGACCACCTGTCCAGAGCCATGTACCAGCGCATCACCGAAATCGAAGACCTGCCCCAGTGCTTCAGCCTCAACCGGCCCCTCCTCAGTG GCATCAGTAACGCAGAGGCGCGTCAGCCCGGCAAAGCCCCAAACTTCAGTGTGAACTGGGCCGTGGGAGACCAGGCCCTGGAGGTGATCAACGCCACCACAGGGAAGGACGACCTGGGACGACCCTCACGCCTGTGCAAGCACGCCCTCTACAGCCGGTGGATGCGTCTGCACGGGAAG CTCTCGTCGACTCTGCGTATCCGAACAGTACGCCCCTCCAGTTACCACGAGGCCAAGCAGGCAGCGGCCGAGTACCATTCAGCCAAACAGACTCTGTTCAGGGCGTTTCAGAAGGCGGGGCTCGGCGCCTGGGTCAAAAAGCCCATAGAGCAAGACCAGTTCGCCCTAACCACCTGA
- the LOC117380542 gene encoding double-stranded RNA-specific editase 1-like isoform X1 yields the protein MTAPSIRLRGTLITRSVAKTEKGITKFYIYKILHRRRCKLLFLGTAGSCSTDVKENRNLDNLFSKEGVAPEPALPNGSAGGRKRPLEEGNNGHAHSKYRPKKRKKVPGPILPKNALMQLNEIKPGLQYKLLSQTGPVHAPVFVMTVEVNGQLFEGSGPTKKKAKLNAAEKALRSFVQFPNASEAHMAMGRTMSVHTDFTSDQADFPDMLFNAFETSAPTDDPFYLASNSNGSFSSDYPALPSPLPSLVQAPLPPAPTTFMSPNSGKNPVMILNELRPGLKYDFVSESGESHAKNFVMSVTVDSQHFQGSGRNKKLAKARAAQAALSALFNMQLDQAPSRQPIPREGLQLHLPQVLADAVSRLVVDKFSELTDNFTSPHARRKVLAGVVMTTGTDVKEAQVICVSTGTKCINGEYMSDRGLALNDCHAEIVARRSLIRYLYSQLEHFLSNSDEDHQKSIFSRCENRPGFVLKENVQFHLYISTSPCGDARIFSPHEAGVEDQGDRHPNRKARGQLRTKIESGEGTIPVRSSNTIQTWDGVLQGERLLTMSCSDKIARWNVVGFQGSLMSYFTEPIYFSSIILGSLYHADHLSRAMYQRITEIEDLPQCFSLNRPLLSGISNAEARQPGKAPNFSVNWAVGDQALEVINATTGKDDLGRPSRLCKHALYSRWMRLHGKLSSTLRIRTVRPSSYHEAKQAAAEYHSAKQTLFRAFQKAGLGAWVKKPIEQDQFALTT from the exons ATGACTGCCCCTTCGATCAGGCTCAGAGGAACACTCATCACTCGTTCAGTTGCAAAGACAGAAAAAGGAATAACtaaattttacatttacaagatCCTGCATCGAAGGCGTTGTAAGTTACTCTTTCTGGGCACCGCAGGTTCATGCAGCACAGATGTTAAGGAAAACCGCAACTTGGACAATCTCTTCTCCAAAGAGGGGGTTGCCCCAGAGCCGGCTCTCCCCAATGGGAGCGCCGGGGGGAGGAAACGCCCCCTAGAGGAGGGCAATAACGGGCACGCACACTCCAAGTATCGGCCCAAGAAGCGTAAGAAAGTCCCGGGGCCGATTCTACCCAAAAATGCCCTGATGCAGCTGAATGAGATCAAGCCGGGACTGCAGTACAAGCTCCTGTCGCAGACCGGTCCAGTGCACGCGCCTGTGTTCGTCATGACCGTCGAGGTGAATGGACAGCTCTTCGAAGGCTCCGGACCCACCAAGAAGAAGGCCAAACTCAACGCGGCGGAGAAGGCGCTGAGGTCGTTCGTACAGTTCCCAAACGCGTCAGAAGCCCACATGGCGATGGGCAGAACCATGTCCGTGCACACAGACTTCACGTCGGACCAGGCCGACTTCCCTGACATGCTGTTCAACGCTTTTGAGACCTCCGCTCCCACTGACGACCCCTTCTATCTGGCCTCCAACAGCAACGGCTCCTTCAGCTCAGACTACCCCGCTCTCCCCTCTCCGCTGCCCAGTCTGGTCCAAGCTCCTCTGCCCCCCGCCCCCACCACCTTCATGTCCCCAAACAGCGGCAAGAACCCGGTTATGATCCTCAATGAGCTGCGCCCCGGTCTCAAGTACGACTTCGTGTCAGAGAGCGGGGAGAGTCACGCCAAGAACTTCGTGATGTCGGTGACGGTGGATTCTCAGCACTTTCAGGGGTCGGGGAGGAATAAGAAGTTGGCAAAAGCGCGGGCGGCCCAGGCTGCTCTGTCGGCTCTGTTCAACATGCAACTGGACCAGGCTCCCTCCAGACAACCGATCCCACGAGAGGGACTACAACTGCATCTGCCACAG GTTTTGGCAGATGCAGTGTCCCGTTTGGTGGTGGATAAATTCAGTGAACTCACAGACAACTTCACATCTCCACATGCGCGCAGGAAAGTACTGGCTGGAGTCGTCATGACAACAG GTACGGATGTGAAGGAGGCCCAGGTGATCTGCGTTTCCACGGGGACCAAGTGCATAAACGGGGAGTACATGTCGGACCGGGGCCTGGCTCTGAACGACTGTCACGCTGAGATCGTGGCCCGAAGGTCTCTCATCAGATACTTGTACTCACAGCTAGAGCACTTCCTCAG TAACTCAGATGAGGATCACCAGAAGTCCATTTTCTCACGGTGTGAGAACAGACCTGGGTTTGTGCTCAAAGAGAACGTCCAGTTTCACCTGTACATCAGCACCTCGCCCTGTGGAGACGCCCGCATCTTCTCCCCCCATGAGGCCGGGGTTGAAG ACCAGGGCGACAGACACCCAAACAGGAAGGCTCGGGGTCAGCTCAGGACAAAGATCGAGTCTGGAGAGGGGACCATCCCAGTGCGCTCCAGTAACACCATCCAGACCTGGGATGGGGTCCTACAGGGGGAGAGGCTGCTCACGATGTCCTGCAGTGACAAGATCGCCAG gTGGAACGTGGTTGGTTTCCAGGGCTCTCTGATGAGTTACTTCACAGAACCGATCTACTTCTCCAGTATCATCCTGGGCAGTTTGTACCACGCAGACCACCTGTCCAGAGCCATGTACCAGCGCATCACCGAAATCGAAGACCTGCCCCAGTGCTTCAGCCTCAACCGGCCCCTCCTCAGTG GCATCAGTAACGCAGAGGCGCGTCAGCCCGGCAAAGCCCCAAACTTCAGTGTGAACTGGGCCGTGGGAGACCAGGCCCTGGAGGTGATCAACGCCACCACAGGGAAGGACGACCTGGGACGACCCTCACGCCTGTGCAAGCACGCCCTCTACAGCCGGTGGATGCGTCTGCACGGGAAG CTCTCGTCGACTCTGCGTATCCGAACAGTACGCCCCTCCAGTTACCACGAGGCCAAGCAGGCAGCGGCCGAGTACCATTCAGCCAAACAGACTCTGTTCAGGGCGTTTCAGAAGGCGGGGCTCGGCGCCTGGGTCAAAAAGCCCATAGAGCAAGACCAGTTCGCCCTAACCACCTGA